A stretch of Desulfitobacterium dichloroeliminans LMG P-21439 DNA encodes these proteins:
- a CDS encoding uracil-DNA glycosylase: MQILKNDWHELLEDEFNLDYYLSLRRFLVDEYRTKTVYPNMYDIFNALHFTPYHEVKVVILGQDPYHGPNQAHGLSFSVKPGVPAPPSLQNIYKELHSDLGCRIPNNGYLKKWADQGVLLLNTSLTARASQANSHSQIGWHQFTDKVISLLNLREDPVVFILWGKNAQGKQALISNPQHYIVKSVHPSPLSAYAGFFGSKPFSKTNDFLLSIGKEPIDWQIEDI; the protein is encoded by the coding sequence ATGCAAATATTGAAGAACGATTGGCACGAATTGCTTGAAGATGAGTTTAACCTCGACTATTATCTATCCTTAAGACGATTTTTAGTTGACGAATACCGAACAAAAACTGTTTATCCGAATATGTATGATATTTTTAACGCTTTACACTTCACACCTTATCATGAGGTGAAGGTCGTTATCTTAGGGCAAGATCCTTATCATGGCCCTAACCAGGCCCATGGCTTGAGTTTTTCCGTCAAACCCGGTGTTCCCGCTCCACCATCCCTGCAAAATATTTATAAAGAGTTACACAGTGATCTTGGCTGCAGAATCCCTAACAACGGTTATCTCAAAAAATGGGCTGACCAAGGTGTCCTCCTTCTTAACACTTCTCTGACGGCGCGTGCCAGTCAAGCTAATTCCCACAGTCAGATCGGCTGGCATCAGTTTACCGACAAAGTAATCTCCCTCTTGAATCTGCGCGAGGACCCTGTTGTGTTTATTCTTTGGGGTAAAAATGCCCAAGGCAAGCAAGCTCTTATCAGCAATCCTCAACATTACATAGTGAAATCAGTGCACCCCAGTCCATTATCGGCCTATGCCGGCTTCTTCGGCAGCAAGCCCTTCTCAAAAACTAATGACTTTTTATTGTCGATAGGAAAGGAACCGATTGACTGGCAAATTGAGGATATCTAA